In Garra rufa chromosome 15, GarRuf1.0, whole genome shotgun sequence, a single genomic region encodes these proteins:
- the nt5dc2 gene encoding 5'-nucleotidase domain-containing protein 2, whose translation MACKKIGSLSNAMWQRSSSCRVSLCAGLNIPAFACGSFASAGSTTMNGQKCCKDGHNCGPTRNVAASHNPVAAAVTTHRHQIVGKNRGEESLTKSGRAFSSTAPQVNNKTYLWARYNEMKRLVHDLIPPGVCNLLNPSTIYANNEVNLEEVDIYGFDYDYTLALYSSALDEMIYNKAREFLVQHYKYPEGISKYDYIPNFATRGLHYDIQKGLLMKIDAFHYIQLGTVYRGLKPVPDDEVMKLYGGSNHVPLHQVSGFYGKGPKMKQFMDVFSIPEMTLLAAANDYFISNDIEYDPVHLYKDVSDAIGMVHIKGYMYKWIMQDLEKYILRGDETYAVLHRLASQGKKLFLITNSPFSFVDKGMKYMVGKEWREFFDVVIVQADKPHFFNDCVKPFRRLDSNGDLQWDRIKSLDKGQIYKQGNLVDFLKLTGWRGSKVFYFGDHLYSDLADLMLRHGWRTGAIVPELEVETKVVNTEQYAQSLTWLQALTGLLERMQMYRDPESKKVLQEWLKEREELRAVTKNLFNPHFGSIFRTCHNPTYFSRRLCRFSDLYMASISCLLNYDLSYTFYPRRTPLQHEAPLWMDQLCTGCMKTPFLEEMAHIR comes from the exons ATGGCTTGCAAAAAAATAGGCAGTTTAAGCAACGCAATGTGGCAAAGGAGCTCCAGCTGCAGGGTTTCCCTGTGTGCAGGATTGAATATTCCTGCTTTTGCTTGTGGAAGCTTCGCTTCGGCTGGTTCAACAACAATGAACGGACAGAAGTGCTGCAAAGATGGACACAACTGTGGACCGACGAGAAATGTAGCAGCTAGTCATAACCCTGTTGCAGCCGCAGTCACAACGCACAGACACCAGATCGTGGGCAAAAATAGAGGCGAAGAATCTCTCACCAAATCTGGCAGGGCTTTCTCATCCACGGCCCCGCAGGTCAACAATAAAACCTACTTGTGGGCGAGATACAATGAGATGAAACGGCTTGTGCACG ATTTGATTCCTCCAGGGGTGTGCAATCTTTTGAACCCTTCCACCATCTATGCCAACAATGAGGTGAATCTGGAAGAGGTGGACATCTACGGCTTTGACTATGATTACACGCTCGCGCTCTATTCCAGCGCGCTGGACGAGATGATTTACAACAAGGCGCGAGAGTTTCTCGTCCAGCACTACAAG TATCCTGAGGGAATCAGTAAGTACGACTACATTCCCAACTTTGCAACTCGGGGACTTCACTATGACATCCAAAAG GGACTACTGATGAAAATCGATGCCTTCCATTATATCCAGTTAGGAACTGTTTATAG AGGTCTGAAGCCTGTCCCTGATGATGAGGTCATGAAACTTTACGGAGGTTCAAATCATGTTCCCCTCCACCAAGTCAGTGGATTTTACGGCAAG GGTCCCAAAATGAAGCAGTTCATGGATGTGTTCTCCATCCCTGAGATGACTCTCTTGGCAGCTGCGAACGATTACTTCATCTCAAACGACATCGAGTACGACCCTGTGCATCTCTACAAAGATGTCTCA GATGCTATTGGAATGGTGCATATCAAGGGTTACATGTACAAATGGATCATGCAAGATCTTG AGAAATACATTCTCAGAGGAGATGAGACATATGCTGTGTTGCATCGGCTGGCCAGTCAGGGGAAGAAGCTTTTCCTTATTACCAACAGCCCCTTCAGCTttgt tgataaaggcatgaagTACATGGTTGGAAAGGAGTGGAGGGAATTCTTTGACGTTGTCATCGTTCAAGCTGACAAACCACATTTTTTCAATGACTGTGTAAA ACCATTTAGACGTTTGGACAGCAATGGAGATTTACAGTGGGACAGGATCAAGAGTTTGGATAAGGGACAGATCTATAAACAG GGAAACCTTGTGGATTTTCTGAAGCTAACAGGATGGCGAGGATCCAAAGTTTTCTACTTTGGAGATCATCTCTACAGTGACTTGGCA GATCTGATGCTCCGTCATGGGTGGAGGACAGGAGCGATCGTGCCTGAACTTGAGGTGGAGACCAAGGTGGTGAACACAGAGCAGTACGCGCAAAGTCTCACGTGGTTGCAAGCGCTCACTGGACTGCTGGAACGCATGCAG ATGTATCGGGATCCCGAGTCCAAGAAGGTTCTGCAGGAGTGgctgaaagagagagaggagcTACG GGCAGTCACCAAGAACCTCTTCAACCCTCACTTTGGCAGCATTTTCCGTACCTGCCACAACCCCACCTACTTTTCCCGCCGCCTGTGCCGTTTCTCAGACCTCTACATGGCCTCAATCAGCTGCCTGCTGAACTACGACCTTTCATACACCTTTTACCCTCGCCGAACGCCCCTGCAGCACGAAGCCCCCCTCTGGATGGACCAGCTCTGCACTGGCTGCATGAAGACACCCTTCTTAGAGGAAATGGCTCATATTCGTTAA
- the ccdc22 gene encoding coiled-coil domain-containing protein 22, with the protein MEEVDRILIHSLRQAGTDIDEDVQSVKQFTSELIVEAVVKCLRVIDPALGNGLSHSLPPGMSARFRLGMSLAQACQDVGFKGEIGYQTFLYSNEPEIRSLFMFLVEKLPRESAEASDQPAGKSALLQRAIAAQIKAQLSVPWLPPSCRLPVHRKTQSSGPCHSFHAQSLSLPYSAKVSSRKQPKEVQQYWRNYLLPVTAQPSQHASVPASLLENHISELSAAQEWESEWNSQGLLSRLTPEEYRSRKKARLQKRIEEQLRAAAQPRPDTHGATRSTSDLADLLQSFGGASTGGDVLTKGTRFTHTEKFTFTQEPEKAVQQMAAAASALPSSHQSEEDLKAQQEEELSNLQQQLQQLSVQMEEVGGDIKQLTVSIQQVSDELQQKEVSNDEKENSIKVKRQTIDLLPDAENNLLKLQSLVEASSKRVVHLASQWEKHRVPLIDEHRRLKELCGNRESESSRKLSEIKDLHDKIRQSAEEAKKKESLYKQLLTEFETLSKDVSRSAYTMRILEIVGNIKKQKEEITKILSDTKDLQKEINSLTGKLDRTFAVTDELVFKDAKKDESVRKSYKYLAALHENCTQLIQTIEDTGTIMREIRDLEEQIETENGKRTVSNLEKILEDYKAIRQENSALAAKIREG; encoded by the exons ATGGAAGAAGTCGATAGGATTTTAATTCACTCTCTAAGACAAGCTGGCAC AGACATTGATGAGGATGTTCAGAGTGTGAAGCAGTTCACCAGTGAGCTGATCGTGGAGGCGGTGGTGAAATGCCTGCGTGTGATCGACCCCGCGCTGGGCAATGGCTTGTCCCACTCACTCCCCCCTGGCATGTCTGCCCGTTTCAGACTGGGCATGAGCCTGGCACAGGCCTGTCAG GATGTGGGTTTTAAAGGGGAAATTGGCTACCAGACATTTCTCTACAGCAATGAGCCAGAGATTCGCTCTCTGTTTATGTTTCTGGTTGAAAAGCTGCCCAGAGAGAGCGCAGAGGCCTCGGACCAGCCTGCAG GGAAGTCTGCTCTGTTGCAAAGAGCAATTGCTGCTCAAATTAAAGCGCAGTTGTCAGTGCCTTGGCTCCCTCCGTCCTGTAGACTCCCAGTTCATCGTAAAACACAG AGTTCCGGCCCATGTCACAGTTTCCACGCCCAGTCGCTGAGCCTCCCATATTCTGCAAAGGTCTCTTCCAGGAAACAGCCAAAAG AGGTGCAACAATACTGGAGGAATTATTTACTGCCTGTGACCGCCCAGCCTTCCCAGCATGCCTCAGTGCCAGCGTCCCTCCTGGAGAACCATATTTCTGAACTCAGTGCCGCACAGGAGTGGGAGAGTGAATGGAACAGCCAAGGCCTTCTGTCAAGACTTACACCTGAG GAGTACCGATCCAGAAAGAAAGCTCGACTGCAGAAGCGGATCGAAGAGCAGCTGAGAGCAGCGGCTCAGCCTCGTCCCGACACACATGGAGCCACACGCTCGACTTCTGACCTTGCTGATCTGCTGCAGTCTTTCGGTGGGGCTTCCACTGGGGGAGATGTGCTGACCAAAGGCACACGCTTCACCCATACAGAGAAGTTCACCTTTACACAG GAACCCGAGAAAGCagtccagcagatggcagcagCAGCAAGTGCACTTCCCAGCTCTCACCAATCAGAGGAGGACCTAAAGGCCCAGCAGGAAGAAGAACTTTCTAATCTGCAGCAACAGTTGCAGCAGCTGTCAGTCCAAATGGAAGAAGTGGGCGGAGACATCAAGCAGCTCACTGTGTCCATCCAGCAG GTGTCAGATGAGCTGCAGCAGAAGGAGGTTAGTAATGACGAGAAGGAGAATTCGATCAAAGTGAAGAGGCAGACCATTGACTTGCTACCTGATGCTGAGAACAACCTGCTAAAGTTACAG aGTCTGGTAGAGGCCAGCTCTAAACGAGTGGTTCATTTGGCCTCTCAGTGGGAGAAACACAGAGTCCCGTTGATTGACGAGCACCGCAGACTAAAAGAGCTGTGCGGCAACAGAGAG TCCGAGTCCTCCAGGAAGCTGTCAGAGATCAAAGACCTGCATGACAAAATCAGACAGTCTGCTGAGGAGGCCAAAAAGAAGGAGAGTCTGTATAAGCAGCTG CTAACTGAGTTTGAAACGCTATCTAAAGATGTGTCTCGCTCAGCCTACACCATGAGGATCTTGGAGATCGTAGGCAACATAAAGAAACAGAAGGAGGAAATCACTAAG ATTTTGTCCGACACAAAGGACTTGCAGAAAGAGATTAACAGCCTGACAGGAAAACTGGACCGAACATTTGCCGTCACAGATGAGCTGGTGTTTAAG GATGCCAAGAAAGATGAATCTGTCCGCAAATCCTACAAGTACTTGGCTGCCTTACATGAG AACTGCACTCAACTGATTCAGACTATTGAGGACACGGGAACCATCATGAGAGAAATCCGAGACCTTGAAGAGCAG atTGAGACTGAAAACGGCAAAAGAACAGTTAGCAATCTAGAGAAGATCCTCGAAGACTACAAGGCCATTCGTCAGGAGAATTCGGCCCTCGCTGCGAAGATCCGGGAAGGTTGA